A window of the Polaribacter batillariae genome harbors these coding sequences:
- a CDS encoding DUF11 domain-containing protein: MLFSNVTHKSLNRELLFYLIIIFLASNISLFAQAKPSFNLSQGPTLLANGAPDESVGAKYIYQNVAVSADGLIVDAILTIVAKVNVQEFNAGSFTVDTVIGLDDRFEPTINTGLGVGYVEWQIEFVLDNTVVTATDEGIRARLESFTMEAIDVDGFEFFDAVVTGSYTLEGGSPPTDLSVFQVGDFTRFQSDADFAAGIDTNDTEFIVRINFTNISIIKFRNGSSNDSNNRQNSVSFLGEITFNSENTVVVNQPPVVIDNLGNQINSNSSFSKDVLVGSSDPDGNLDISKVRLTDPNDPSNQGKVNSPLIIPSVGTYLVSSSGIVSFIPLDEFTGDASVLFSVEDDLGVSSDQKNLEITVVDRCNAAVSGNIDSDGDNVSDICDLDDDNDGILDSDELVCEDTTPVNNEILVASSGGRIYTTNTLTGGSTLLTTSPFTGGLINALAANPDNDLLYYGVGTNIYFYNLLTDTHALLADLSTFPEFSGGSLESGGASYLDGVYYIGSEQTGDLSDVFAVQLSTDGKSVLNVEDLNVYDAALADGFDFQNDPPGGAGANGFGDITALYEGADIIIYGSTAHNNPTRPSAFWSFNTTTKDWQLITTTHSWPGGQTAADSNGNLYVNQGQSIVQIDKTNGNIIGGLVTVGVFITDFTGPAIETQCNPRQDTDGDGIPDYLDSDSDGDGCSDADEAYYGSINNADADNNGFYGSGAPTVDAQGRVVGASYNVTNTFHLNGNINTCDDADMDGIPDFVDVDDDNDGILDTEEDSCSTATAGSIDWDQDFSTIFTGERSNFQNDLPATSATLDGTTLTVSYTDPVGGLENIEVTDGFGFGQRVLQIRNANNTPGGVITTFEFSNPVNDLTFSIQDIDSDANIGDGFDDLVEIKAYRLNGSIVQITASNYGGTLGNHIKFNGNNKFQGVGREGNAINGDTGGVLNLTFPELIAKVEITFSNLVSLPNNNQRIGITDLSYDEVCDVDVDNDGIPNRLDTDSDNDGCPDAIEGAGNFQTSNLANPGTDDSLGDSVETNASSPNYGVPIISGASTQQATTAAVLDDTNKDACLVDLNLIKTIDKPIKKVGDNIVFTITLKNEGDADATNVMVKDILPAGLTYDASTSVVPTNTTYTQATGIWDLSLLTIKKGETKILQIGATVTTAGTIITNKTEVFSATEDDKDSTKNNNN, translated from the coding sequence ATGTTATTCTCAAATGTTACCCATAAGTCATTAAATAGAGAGCTTTTATTTTATTTAATAATAATATTTCTAGCATCAAATATTTCTCTTTTTGCACAAGCGAAACCTTCGTTTAATTTATCTCAAGGGCCCACTTTATTAGCAAACGGAGCACCAGATGAAAGTGTAGGAGCGAAATATATTTATCAAAATGTCGCAGTATCTGCAGATGGTTTAATTGTGGACGCCATTCTTACCATTGTTGCCAAAGTGAATGTTCAAGAATTTAATGCAGGTTCTTTTACGGTAGATACGGTTATAGGTTTAGATGATCGATTCGAACCAACAATTAATACAGGACTAGGAGTTGGTTATGTAGAGTGGCAAATAGAATTTGTACTCGATAATACTGTTGTTACAGCAACTGATGAAGGAATAAGAGCCAGATTAGAATCGTTTACTATGGAAGCAATAGATGTCGATGGGTTTGAGTTTTTCGATGCAGTTGTAACGGGCTCTTACACTTTAGAAGGCGGCTCACCACCAACAGATTTATCTGTTTTTCAAGTAGGAGATTTTACAAGATTTCAAAGTGATGCCGACTTTGCAGCAGGGATTGATACTAATGATACAGAATTTATTGTAAGAATAAATTTTACAAATATTAGCATTATTAAGTTTAGAAACGGTAGCTCTAACGACAGTAATAACAGGCAGAACTCTGTCAGTTTTTTAGGAGAAATAACGTTTAATTCAGAAAACACCGTTGTTGTAAATCAGCCACCTGTTGTTATAGATAATTTAGGAAATCAAATAAATTCTAATTCTTCTTTTTCAAAAGATGTTTTAGTGGGTTCAAGCGATCCTGATGGAAATTTAGATATTTCGAAAGTAAGACTAACAGATCCGAACGATCCTAGCAACCAAGGTAAAGTAAATAGTCCGTTAATAATACCTAGTGTAGGTACGTATTTAGTTTCCAGTAGTGGTATTGTTAGTTTTATCCCTTTAGACGAATTTACAGGTGATGCTTCAGTACTTTTTAGTGTCGAAGACGATTTAGGCGTAAGCTCCGATCAAAAAAATCTTGAAATAACAGTTGTTGACAGATGCAACGCAGCAGTGTCTGGAAATATAGATTCAGATGGAGACAATGTTTCAGATATTTGTGATTTAGATGATGATAATGATGGAATTTTAGATAGCGACGAATTAGTTTGTGAAGATACAACTCCAGTTAATAATGAAATTTTAGTAGCCTCTAGTGGAGGTAGAATATATACAACAAATACTTTAACAGGAGGTAGTACATTATTAACAACCTCACCTTTTACAGGAGGTCTTATTAACGCATTAGCAGCCAACCCAGATAACGATTTGTTATATTACGGAGTAGGTACAAATATTTATTTTTACAATTTACTTACAGACACGCATGCATTACTTGCAGATTTAAGTACGTTTCCAGAATTTTCGGGAGGTAGTTTAGAAAGTGGAGGTGCCTCTTATTTAGATGGAGTGTATTATATAGGTTCAGAACAAACTGGTGATTTGTCAGATGTTTTTGCAGTACAATTATCTACAGATGGTAAAAGTGTTTTAAATGTTGAAGATTTAAATGTTTACGACGCTGCTTTGGCAGATGGGTTTGATTTTCAAAATGACCCTCCTGGAGGCGCTGGTGCTAACGGTTTTGGTGACATAACAGCATTGTACGAAGGGGCAGATATTATAATTTATGGCTCAACCGCTCATAACAACCCAACACGACCAAGCGCCTTTTGGTCTTTTAATACAACTACTAAAGACTGGCAATTAATTACAACAACACATAGTTGGCCAGGAGGGCAAACTGCAGCAGATTCTAATGGTAATTTATATGTCAATCAAGGTCAAAGCATTGTCCAAATCGATAAAACGAATGGTAATATTATTGGGGGTTTAGTTACTGTCGGAGTTTTTATAACCGATTTTACAGGTCCTGCTATAGAAACCCAATGCAATCCTCGCCAAGATACAGATGGCGATGGCATTCCAGATTATTTAGATTCAGACTCAGATGGCGATGGATGTAGTGATGCAGATGAAGCTTATTACGGTTCTATTAATAATGCAGATGCAGATAACAATGGTTTTTATGGTTCTGGTGCACCCACAGTAGATGCACAAGGTAGAGTTGTTGGAGCCTCTTACAATGTAACAAATACTTTTCATTTAAATGGAAATATTAATACCTGCGACGATGCAGATATGGATGGCATTCCAGATTTTGTAGATGTAGATGATGATAACGATGGTATTTTAGATACCGAAGAAGATAGTTGTTCCACTGCAACTGCGGGTTCTATAGATTGGGATCAAGACTTTAGCACCATTTTCACAGGCGAGCGAAGCAATTTTCAAAACGATTTACCAGCCACTTCAGCAACATTAGATGGTACCACTTTAACGGTTTCTTATACAGATCCTGTAGGAGGTTTAGAAAATATAGAAGTTACAGATGGCTTTGGCTTTGGTCAACGAGTTTTACAAATAAGAAATGCAAACAATACTCCAGGAGGAGTTATTACCACATTCGAATTTTCAAATCCTGTAAACGACTTAACATTTTCTATACAAGACATCGATTCTGATGCGAACATAGGAGATGGTTTTGATGATCTGGTAGAAATAAAAGCCTATAGATTAAATGGTTCTATTGTACAAATTACAGCTTCTAATTATGGAGGTACTTTAGGCAATCACATTAAATTTAATGGAAATAATAAATTCCAAGGAGTTGGTAGAGAAGGCAATGCTATTAATGGAGACACAGGAGGGGTTTTAAATTTAACTTTTCCAGAGCTTATTGCAAAAGTAGAAATTACATTTTCTAATTTAGTTTCTCTACCCAATAACAACCAACGTATTGGCATTACAGATTTATCTTATGACGAAGTGTGTGATGTTGATGTAGATAATGATGGGATTCCAAACAGATTAGATACAGACTCAGACAACGATGGCTGTCCAGACGCAATAGAAGGTGCAGGAAACTTTCAAACATCGAACTTGGCAAACCCAGGAACAGACGATAGTTTAGGCGATTCTGTAGAGACAAATGCATCAAGCCCAAATTACGGAGTTCCAATTATAAGCGGAGCTTCAACACAACAAGCCACCACAGCTGCAGTTTTAGACGACACAAATAAAGATGCATGTTTAGTCGATTTAAACTTAATAAAAACCATAGACAAACCGATTAAAAAAGTTGGAGACAACATTGTATTTACAATTACACTAAAAAACGAAGGCGATGCAGATGCAACTAATGTAATGGTAAAA
- a CDS encoding leucine-rich repeat domain-containing protein, producing MKKMSLFYSLCIVFFIVTSCTEDENIEELRVLSSLDKALENSKYVEELYIRDQEISELPESIGTLEALKIFHADKNLLTTLPESIGNLLNLEFFNVENNSIKEIPETIENLQNLKYLWLSGNQITSLPESVVKLQNLEILELYNNKLTELPKSIGNLQNLKIFKLGKNKLTELPESIGNLTNLTVLYLGKNELTNLPSSIEKLTNLRELYLFDNKFSQQTIKEIENLLPNCNISY from the coding sequence ATGAAAAAAATGAGCCTTTTTTACAGTTTATGTATTGTATTTTTTATAGTAACATCTTGTACAGAAGATGAAAATATAGAAGAACTACGTGTTCTTTCTTCTCTAGACAAAGCATTGGAAAATAGTAAGTATGTCGAAGAGTTGTACATAAGAGACCAAGAAATTTCCGAGCTTCCAGAATCCATAGGAACATTGGAAGCCTTAAAGATTTTTCATGCAGATAAAAATCTTTTAACAACCCTGCCAGAATCTATAGGAAATCTTTTAAATTTAGAGTTTTTTAATGTAGAAAATAACAGCATAAAGGAAATTCCAGAGACCATAGAGAATTTACAAAACTTAAAATATCTTTGGCTTAGTGGCAATCAAATAACTTCTTTGCCAGAGTCTGTTGTAAAACTTCAAAATTTAGAAATCCTAGAATTATACAATAACAAATTAACCGAATTGCCTAAATCTATAGGGAATCTTCAAAACCTAAAAATTTTTAAGTTAGGAAAAAACAAATTAACAGAACTACCAGAAAGTATTGGCAACTTAACCAATCTTACAGTACTGTATTTAGGTAAAAACGAACTAACAAACTTGCCAAGTTCCATCGAAAAATTAACAAACCTTAGAGAACTGTATTTATTTGATAATAAATTCTCTCAACAAACTATAAAAGAAATCGAGAACTTACTTCCAAATTGTAATATCTCTTATTAA
- a CDS encoding retropepsin-like aspartic protease, whose product MKKILSIVVLIPFVALAQINSNKQVEKMANLGELVPNKTIDTIPIKIINDLIVLKTKVNDTELNLVWDNGFSFSALDNSTSNKLQLNDFKDQESITVTDAVNKKINMDLKISDKIDLGAFTINKSPFLVVDLKTLFGPMANIHGILGATVTKKLNWKFNFDKNFVIVSQSPFAEEGITIPFGLNEYNTMFTSIELNGVKDGVEIDFGYNGDDINVTIAALELFKDTKKSTFQGISTMSVSGFSKPDVSYTIKDFEYKIGDTTVNHPFKLHLTSAERGARIGNKFFRHYNCIVNSANHTIILTPRTTSLEKSVEKTFGVNILKTEDKMIVSGIYTSLHIKEKYGLELGTEIVEINGKKSVDFKNNFELKDFQIHLLKQEKELTIKTRDGKTHRLMPQNRNYE is encoded by the coding sequence ATGAAAAAAATACTTTCGATTGTTGTTTTAATTCCTTTTGTGGCATTGGCACAGATCAATAGTAACAAACAGGTAGAAAAAATGGCCAACTTGGGCGAATTGGTACCTAACAAAACAATTGATACCATACCTATTAAAATTATAAATGACTTAATTGTTCTAAAAACCAAAGTGAATGACACAGAGTTAAATTTGGTGTGGGACAACGGTTTTTCGTTTTCTGCCCTTGATAACTCTACATCTAACAAATTACAACTGAATGATTTTAAAGACCAAGAATCTATAACGGTTACAGATGCCGTTAATAAAAAGATAAATATGGATCTTAAAATAAGCGACAAAATCGATCTGGGTGCATTTACCATAAACAAAAGTCCTTTTCTTGTTGTAGATCTTAAAACTCTTTTTGGGCCTATGGCAAACATTCACGGCATACTTGGTGCCACAGTTACAAAAAAGTTGAATTGGAAATTTAATTTCGACAAAAATTTTGTAATCGTATCACAGTCGCCATTTGCAGAAGAAGGCATTACAATTCCCTTTGGATTGAACGAGTACAACACCATGTTTACCAGCATCGAGCTTAATGGTGTAAAAGATGGAGTAGAGATTGATTTTGGTTATAATGGAGACGACATTAACGTTACTATAGCTGCGTTAGAATTGTTTAAAGACACCAAGAAATCTACTTTTCAAGGTATTTCTACCATGTCTGTAAGCGGTTTTTCTAAACCAGATGTAAGTTATACGATAAAAGATTTCGAATATAAAATTGGAGATACCACAGTAAATCATCCGTTTAAACTTCACCTAACCTCTGCAGAACGCGGCGCAAGAATTGGTAACAAATTCTTTCGTCACTACAATTGTATTGTAAATAGTGCAAACCATACAATTATTCTTACCCCAAGAACAACTTCTTTAGAAAAGTCCGTAGAGAAAACCTTTGGGGTAAATATTTTAAAGACAGAAGATAAAATGATTGTAAGTGGTATTTATACCAGTTTACACATCAAAGAAAAGTATGGGTTAGAGCTGGGCACAGAAATCGTAGAAATTAATGGTAAAAAAAGTGTTGATTTTAAGAATAATTTCGAACTAAAAGATTTTCAGATACACCTTTTAAAGCAAGAAAAAGAATTGACGATTAAAACTCGAGATGGTAAAACACATCGTTTGATGCCACAGAACCGTAATTATGAGTAA
- a CDS encoding sulfatase-like hydrolase/transferase, which translates to MHNKLKPKFLITAFIFMLIYSCNSKKTKPTVVVENTRNETSNKTKKPNVIVILIDDAGYVDFGFMGSKDLETPHIDALAKDGVIFTDAHVSATVCAPSRAGIITGKYQQRFGFEANHTGDRQSGDVGLADNVMTIANAFQQNNYKTTAVGKWHLGATESDHPNNRGFDEFYGFLAGARSYFPIENPSRKRMLQFNKNRVKFKGYLTDVLGDYSVKFVQENKDKPFFMYLAYNAVHTPMHAKKEHLEKYKNHPRKKLAAMSWSLDENIGKLTQKLKELEIYKNTIIYFLSDNGGADNNTADNGILKGWKGNKFEGGHRVPFIISWPKEIQSNQTFNGLTSSLDIFKTAISAAEIQLENKIQLDGVNLIPYLKGEKKGNPHQELYWRKLEESAMRYNDFKLIKLKGYGEVLYNLSNDISEKTDLSKTDLETLNLLNGKLSVWQSQMINPLWTEEKNWMDVTYHIHKRLMQNKEVLYTKPVKNMKILRN; encoded by the coding sequence ATGCATAACAAATTAAAACCAAAGTTTTTAATAACCGCTTTTATTTTCATGCTTATATATTCTTGTAATTCAAAAAAAACAAAACCTACAGTTGTAGTAGAAAACACAAGAAACGAAACATCAAACAAAACTAAAAAACCAAATGTAATTGTTATTCTTATTGATGATGCTGGTTATGTTGATTTTGGTTTTATGGGTAGCAAAGATTTAGAAACCCCTCATATAGATGCATTAGCCAAAGACGGTGTTATTTTTACAGATGCTCACGTAAGTGCAACCGTTTGTGCACCATCAAGAGCAGGAATAATAACAGGTAAGTACCAACAACGTTTTGGTTTTGAAGCAAATCATACAGGTGATCGACAAAGTGGTGATGTTGGTTTGGCAGATAATGTAATGACCATCGCAAATGCTTTTCAACAAAACAACTATAAAACCACTGCTGTAGGTAAATGGCACTTGGGCGCAACTGAAAGCGATCACCCAAACAACAGAGGTTTTGATGAATTTTATGGATTTTTAGCAGGAGCTAGATCTTATTTTCCAATTGAAAATCCTTCCAGAAAACGCATGTTACAATTCAATAAAAATCGAGTTAAATTTAAAGGATATTTAACAGACGTTCTTGGAGATTATTCCGTAAAATTTGTACAAGAAAATAAAGATAAACCTTTCTTTATGTACCTAGCATACAATGCTGTACATACGCCTATGCATGCTAAAAAAGAGCACTTAGAAAAATATAAAAATCATCCTAGAAAAAAATTAGCCGCAATGTCTTGGTCGTTAGATGAAAACATTGGCAAACTCACTCAAAAATTAAAAGAATTAGAGATTTATAAAAATACCATAATCTATTTTTTGAGTGACAATGGAGGTGCTGATAATAATACTGCCGATAATGGAATTTTAAAAGGATGGAAAGGAAATAAGTTTGAAGGTGGCCATAGAGTTCCTTTTATTATAAGTTGGCCAAAAGAAATACAATCTAACCAAACTTTTAACGGTTTAACATCTTCTTTAGACATTTTTAAAACGGCCATTTCTGCTGCGGAAATTCAATTAGAAAATAAGATTCAACTGGATGGAGTAAATCTTATACCGTATTTAAAAGGAGAGAAAAAAGGCAATCCTCATCAAGAATTGTATTGGAGAAAATTAGAAGAATCTGCCATGCGTTACAACGATTTTAAATTGATAAAATTAAAAGGTTATGGAGAGGTATTATACAATTTATCGAACGATATTTCAGAAAAAACAGACCTATCTAAAACAGATTTAGAAACCTTAAATCTATTAAATGGTAAATTATCTGTTTGGCAATCTCAAATGATAAATCCGCTTTGGACAGAAGAAAAAAACTGGATGGATGTTACCTATCATATTCACAAAAGGTTAATGCAAAACAAAGAAGTATTGTACACAAAACCTGTTAAGAATATGAAAATCTTAAGAAACTAA
- a CDS encoding DUF5686 family protein — protein sequence MKKIIFLLLLFTITTNLAQIKGTITNTKGEPLSSVSIYVDKTNNGTTSNNNGAYILELPQKGRFTIIFQFLGYETVKKEVNITSFPFELNVKLKEENVVLDEISISSKDNPANAIIRNVIDNKEKNTDKYANYTAKFYSRGLTKINNAPESFLGENLGDFGGGLDSTRSGIIYLSETFSNISFQKKPKKFKENIVASKVSGQDNGVSFNRAEDSSIDLYANSIEIFNNLISPISTNAFSYYKYKLEGTFYDTNGKLINKIKLTPKRKGDRVFEGFIYIVEDDWAVYGADVTTTGTQINIPIVNSLTLKQNYKYSNKIDGWVLRTQTIDFDIEFFGFKPNGKFSYVYSEYDFNPDFNENTFTNEVLTFEKNATEKEAEYWKKLRPVPLTKEEIKDYSIKDSIKTVRKSKKYLDSIDAKGNKFGLLDLLMGYSYRNSYKNKTFSYNGPLLRTSFNTVQGLNTSVGFSYFEQINKKGKWWTAGANVNYGFSDERVRPTFYFTKKWNNFSRPRLTVSAGVTTPQFNGREPITKLNNLFSSLLDCLNYLKIYEKQFARVRYSEEIKNGIYFSSSLEFAKRKPLFNTTNYSFAPQDKNGGYTSNNPLDPTDFTNAAFETHNIATLNVGATFVIGQKYLSYPNRKENVGGSKFPRIHVAYTKRFGASNTQLNSDLFSANLRQNLNAGNYGKFEYNMRGGLFLKKKNIAFMDKLQANGNQLLFPLDNQLTSFGLLEYYKFYTNDKYAEAHAQHNFKGAVLGKIPLLNKLNFHLIGGVKGLFMADKKPYTEYSVGLDNIGFGKWRLLRVDYVRSNYGGVAKDGFLFRLNLPFN from the coding sequence ATGAAAAAAATTATTTTTCTATTGTTACTTTTTACAATAACTACAAATCTTGCACAAATAAAAGGAACCATTACCAATACCAAAGGCGAACCTCTTTCTTCGGTAAGTATTTATGTCGATAAAACCAATAACGGAACAACTTCTAACAATAATGGAGCCTATATTTTAGAGCTACCTCAAAAAGGAAGATTTACCATTATTTTTCAGTTTTTAGGTTATGAAACCGTTAAAAAAGAAGTAAATATAACCTCTTTTCCTTTTGAGTTAAATGTAAAACTAAAAGAAGAAAACGTGGTTTTAGATGAAATTTCTATCTCTTCGAAAGACAATCCTGCCAATGCAATTATTAGAAATGTAATTGATAACAAAGAAAAAAATACAGATAAGTATGCCAATTATACTGCCAAATTTTATTCTCGAGGTCTTACAAAAATAAACAATGCTCCAGAAAGTTTTTTAGGAGAAAATTTAGGTGATTTTGGTGGAGGTTTAGATTCTACCAGAAGTGGCATTATTTACTTATCGGAAACATTTTCTAACATATCTTTTCAAAAAAAACCTAAGAAATTTAAAGAAAACATTGTGGCCTCGAAAGTTTCTGGACAAGATAATGGTGTAAGTTTTAACAGAGCAGAAGATTCTAGCATCGATTTGTATGCCAATAGCATCGAAATTTTCAACAATTTAATATCACCAATTTCTACAAATGCATTTAGTTATTATAAATATAAATTAGAAGGTACTTTTTATGATACAAACGGAAAACTCATCAACAAAATAAAACTAACTCCAAAAAGAAAAGGCGATCGTGTTTTTGAAGGTTTTATATATATTGTAGAAGACGATTGGGCAGTGTATGGAGCAGACGTAACCACAACAGGCACACAAATAAACATTCCTATTGTAAACTCGTTAACATTAAAACAGAATTATAAGTATTCTAATAAAATAGACGGTTGGGTTTTAAGAACACAAACCATAGATTTCGATATTGAATTTTTCGGATTTAAACCCAATGGAAAATTTTCTTATGTATATTCTGAGTATGATTTTAATCCAGATTTTAACGAAAATACGTTTACTAACGAAGTTTTAACGTTCGAGAAAAACGCCACTGAAAAAGAGGCTGAATATTGGAAAAAATTACGTCCAGTGCCTTTAACCAAAGAAGAAATAAAAGATTACTCTATAAAAGACAGTATTAAAACAGTTCGAAAATCGAAGAAATATTTAGATTCCATAGACGCAAAAGGAAACAAATTCGGTTTACTAGATTTATTAATGGGTTATTCGTATAGAAATTCTTATAAAAACAAGACTTTTTCTTACAATGGTCCCTTGTTAAGAACAAGTTTTAATACAGTACAAGGTTTAAATACGTCTGTGGGTTTTAGTTATTTTGAGCAAATCAATAAAAAAGGAAAATGGTGGACTGCAGGTGCCAACGTAAATTATGGTTTTTCTGATGAAAGAGTAAGACCTACTTTTTATTTTACTAAAAAATGGAATAATTTTTCCAGACCAAGACTTACTGTTTCTGCAGGTGTTACAACCCCTCAATTTAACGGAAGAGAGCCAATTACAAAACTGAACAATCTTTTTAGTTCTTTGTTAGATTGCTTAAATTATTTAAAAATTTATGAGAAACAATTTGCTAGAGTTCGTTATTCCGAAGAAATAAAAAACGGTATTTATTTTTCTTCTTCTTTAGAGTTTGCAAAAAGAAAACCGCTGTTTAATACCACAAATTATTCGTTTGCACCACAAGATAAAAACGGAGGTTATACTTCTAACAATCCTTTAGATCCAACAGATTTTACAAATGCTGCTTTCGAAACACACAATATTGCCACTTTAAATGTGGGTGCCACATTTGTTATTGGGCAAAAATATTTGTCGTATCCAAACCGTAAAGAAAATGTTGGTGGTTCTAAGTTTCCAAGAATACATGTAGCATACACCAAAAGGTTTGGGGCTTCTAATACTCAATTAAATTCAGATTTATTTTCGGCAAATCTTAGGCAAAATTTAAATGCAGGAAATTATGGGAAATTCGAATATAATATGCGAGGTGGTCTCTTTTTAAAGAAGAAAAATATCGCTTTTATGGATAAGTTGCAGGCAAATGGAAACCAGCTTCTTTTTCCTTTAGACAACCAATTAACCAGTTTTGGTTTGTTAGAGTATTACAAATTTTACACCAACGATAAATATGCAGAAGCACACGCACAACACAATTTTAAAGGTGCTGTTTTAGGAAAAATACCGTTATTAAATAAATTAAACTTCCATTTAATTGGTGGCGTAAAAGGTCTTTTTATGGCCGATAAAAAACCATATACAGAATATTCTGTTGGTTTAGATAATATAGGTTTTGGCAAATGGCGCCTTTTACGAGTAGATTATGTACGCTCTAATTATGGTGGCGTTGCTAAAGACGGTTTTTTATTTCGTTTAAACCTTCCTTTTAACTAA
- a CDS encoding MoaD/ThiS family protein, producing the protein MKIQTLFFGITSDLVATNNLELSVSENSSVNDFKILLKEKYPQLKNINSYAIAVNETYAEDNLVLKNNDVVAVIPPVSGG; encoded by the coding sequence ATGAAAATACAAACACTTTTTTTCGGAATCACTTCGGATTTGGTCGCAACAAATAACTTAGAATTATCGGTTTCAGAAAATAGCTCTGTAAACGATTTTAAGATTTTATTGAAAGAAAAATATCCACAGTTAAAAAACATAAATTCGTATGCAATTGCAGTAAATGAAACATATGCAGAAGACAATTTAGTTTTAAAAAATAATGATGTTGTTGCTGTAATTCCGCCTGTTAGCGGAGGATAA
- a CDS encoding DUF3817 domain-containing protein: MKTVFRIVSFLEGISYLLLLFIAVPIKYFQGNDSYVKMLGMPHGILFMLYIVLAFMLQKPMKWNNKTLGIIMLASVLPFGTFYIDKKYLR, encoded by the coding sequence ATGAAGACTGTATTTAGAATTGTTAGCTTTTTAGAAGGAATTTCTTATTTATTACTGCTTTTTATTGCAGTTCCTATTAAATATTTTCAAGGTAACGATTCGTATGTAAAAATGTTAGGAATGCCTCATGGAATTTTGTTTATGCTGTATATTGTCTTGGCTTTTATGTTGCAAAAACCTATGAAATGGAACAATAAAACTTTAGGAATTATAATGTTGGCTTCTGTTTTACCTTTTGGTACTTTTTATATTGATAAGAAATATTTGAGGTAA
- a CDS encoding molybdenum cofactor biosynthesis protein MoaE translates to MKRTSIKITPKKLNLQECYNFVEDDSCGGISAFIGTVRNNTQEKEVKQLDFSTYKPMAIKEMQKIADLALEKFPIHKIAIHHAEGMLQIAEIPVIITVSSKHRKAAFKACEFAIDTLKETVPIWKKEYFSDGEVWVNAHP, encoded by the coding sequence ATGAAGAGAACTTCCATTAAAATAACCCCAAAAAAGTTAAATTTACAAGAATGTTACAATTTTGTAGAAGACGATTCTTGTGGCGGAATTTCTGCATTTATTGGAACAGTAAGAAACAACACACAAGAAAAAGAAGTAAAACAATTAGATTTTTCTACCTACAAACCTATGGCGATTAAAGAAATGCAAAAAATCGCAGATTTGGCTTTAGAAAAATTTCCCATTCATAAAATTGCGATTCATCATGCAGAAGGCATGTTGCAAATTGCAGAAATTCCTGTAATTATAACCGTTTCTTCTAAACACAGAAAAGCTGCATTTAAAGCTTGTGAATTCGCAATAGACACGTTAAAAGAAACAGTACCCATCTGGAAAAAAGAATATTTTTCTGATGGCGAAGTTTGGGTAAATGCGCATCCGTAG